A single region of the Methylocystis echinoides genome encodes:
- a CDS encoding DUF4214 domain-containing protein, whose amino-acid sequence MAAPLPTVQQAIDGLYIVLYGRTADSLGYTAWSSYLGLTQTQIAAQQATAAQYQSLANAFITGEPTYYNATYPSTMTNTQFVNALYVNLGGALGDAAGTLYWTSLLNAGQSRASVVAQFTQSFQSIDLSSQAGSGLSAEDYAAAVLRQKTFNNKVIVSQYYAQLSATNPFMVANTTTDPAFQAVQKILQGVDATPASVAAAQAVIDAAVAAGSVTPILNAPTAPGQNFNLTVNTDMIVGTAGNDTITAGIDTDAFGGELSTFTTGDQIDGGAGRDTLKIYASFPGAPVNMFYPSLASVRNVETIDIYNANGALFMTQGKGVIDASKFVGATLIRQIGDAAGIVELAATTTAAFKDIGANRLLDVDPADAATRVSIAYENIGENGTLTIGALNALMGRTFSLNSVTITGAVVDSDNDGTIANTNVAVTVGQDVEALTFDSAIAANLTITDGAGTKKLATIDASASKGAITYADTETTVATIRTGAGDDTVTLVTATSKTVGAVVDASVSTGDGKDTVTVNVTGDGKTSVSTGAGDDTVDIAARDMNVLNVNLGDGADTFTSTATINATDVIDAGAGVDVLALKLVGAANIGAFRNFDVYDVKGMSANLDLDILNGSNTVTEIVGSGALAAGVTLQNVGAGVNFRVTGSMGVGPQLVLTQKTAGALTITLDADQVTEINGDEWAATAVAATNANSISAVFDTDHLNPAGTQTGEASASDNAVFMLLTEGAATSLSVVSGGAFAQNNLYVQAMNDTLTNVTVTGARSLFLNINAVSASKIGMIDASAQTGGLTASLALLKDGGVIKLGSGTDVITANAASNATAPESIQGFAKTAAVAVSTAPADATARAAAIAAADKLVISGADVANASVSGAAATLSNGVLTFTGAGPTTLDAALRIADDFAETAGETVAFQFIGDTYVFAQGATHAVGAPAVSAADTLVKLVGVTGVTSLVETGADQFFVV is encoded by the coding sequence ATGGCCGCGCCTCTCCCGACCGTGCAGCAAGCAATCGACGGTCTGTATATCGTTCTCTATGGCCGCACCGCCGATTCGCTCGGCTACACCGCCTGGAGCAGCTATCTGGGTCTGACCCAGACGCAGATCGCCGCGCAGCAGGCGACCGCCGCACAATATCAGAGCCTCGCCAACGCCTTCATCACGGGCGAGCCGACCTATTATAACGCGACCTATCCCTCGACGATGACGAACACGCAGTTCGTCAATGCGCTCTATGTGAATCTCGGCGGCGCGCTCGGCGATGCGGCCGGCACGCTCTATTGGACGAGCCTGCTCAACGCCGGCCAGAGCCGCGCGTCGGTTGTGGCGCAGTTCACCCAGTCGTTCCAGTCGATCGACCTCTCCTCGCAGGCTGGTTCGGGCCTCTCGGCTGAAGATTATGCGGCCGCGGTGCTGCGTCAGAAGACCTTCAACAACAAGGTCATTGTTTCGCAATATTACGCGCAGCTCTCGGCGACCAATCCGTTCATGGTCGCGAACACGACCACTGACCCGGCCTTCCAGGCGGTGCAGAAGATTCTTCAGGGCGTCGACGCCACGCCGGCGTCGGTTGCGGCGGCGCAGGCGGTGATCGACGCGGCGGTCGCGGCGGGTTCGGTCACGCCGATCCTCAATGCGCCGACCGCGCCGGGTCAGAATTTCAATCTCACCGTCAACACCGACATGATCGTCGGCACGGCGGGCAATGACACGATCACGGCGGGGATCGACACCGATGCGTTTGGAGGGGAACTAAGCACCTTTACGACGGGCGATCAGATCGACGGCGGCGCGGGGCGGGATACGCTGAAAATCTACGCCAGCTTCCCGGGCGCGCCGGTCAATATGTTTTATCCGTCTTTGGCGTCGGTGAGGAATGTCGAGACAATCGACATTTACAACGCCAATGGCGCGCTGTTCATGACGCAGGGCAAGGGCGTGATCGATGCGTCGAAATTCGTGGGCGCGACCCTGATCCGTCAGATCGGCGACGCCGCCGGCATCGTCGAACTCGCGGCGACGACGACTGCGGCTTTCAAGGATATAGGGGCCAACAGGCTCCTCGACGTCGATCCTGCCGATGCGGCGACGCGCGTTTCCATCGCCTATGAGAATATTGGCGAAAACGGGACGCTGACGATCGGCGCCCTGAACGCCTTGATGGGCAGGACCTTCTCGCTGAACAGCGTGACGATCACCGGCGCCGTCGTCGACAGCGACAATGATGGAACGATCGCCAACACAAATGTCGCCGTGACGGTGGGACAGGATGTCGAGGCGCTGACGTTCGACAGCGCCATCGCCGCCAATCTGACCATCACCGACGGCGCCGGAACGAAAAAGCTGGCGACCATCGACGCCAGCGCCAGCAAGGGCGCGATCACCTACGCCGACACCGAGACGACCGTCGCCACGATCAGGACCGGCGCCGGCGATGACACTGTGACCCTTGTAACGGCGACCTCGAAGACGGTCGGCGCGGTGGTCGACGCCTCCGTGTCCACCGGCGACGGCAAGGATACTGTCACCGTCAATGTGACTGGCGACGGCAAGACGAGCGTCAGCACCGGCGCGGGCGACGACACCGTGGATATCGCCGCGCGCGACATGAATGTGCTGAACGTCAATCTCGGTGACGGCGCCGATACTTTCACCTCCACCGCCACCATCAACGCCACGGATGTGATCGACGCCGGCGCCGGCGTGGATGTCCTGGCCCTGAAACTGGTCGGCGCCGCCAATATTGGCGCGTTCAGGAACTTCGACGTCTATGACGTGAAGGGCATGAGCGCCAACCTGGATCTCGACATTCTGAATGGCTCCAACACCGTCACCGAGATCGTCGGCAGCGGCGCGCTCGCTGCTGGCGTCACCCTGCAGAACGTCGGGGCGGGCGTGAACTTCCGGGTGACCGGGAGCATGGGCGTCGGGCCCCAGCTGGTCCTGACCCAGAAGACGGCTGGGGCGCTGACCATCACGCTCGACGCCGATCAGGTGACTGAGATCAATGGCGACGAGTGGGCGGCGACGGCGGTCGCCGCCACGAACGCCAACTCGATTTCGGCGGTGTTCGACACGGATCACCTGAACCCGGCCGGCACGCAGACGGGTGAAGCGTCGGCGTCCGACAATGCGGTGTTCATGTTACTCACGGAGGGAGCCGCGACGAGCCTCTCGGTCGTATCCGGCGGCGCCTTTGCGCAGAATAATCTTTACGTCCAGGCGATGAATGACACACTGACAAATGTGACGGTCACCGGCGCCCGATCCCTGTTTCTGAACATCAACGCGGTTTCCGCGTCGAAGATCGGGATGATCGACGCTTCCGCCCAGACCGGCGGCCTGACAGCCTCTCTGGCCCTGCTGAAGGACGGCGGCGTGATCAAGCTGGGCTCCGGCACGGATGTGATCACGGCGAACGCCGCCTCCAATGCGACGGCTCCGGAGAGCATCCAGGGCTTCGCCAAAACGGCGGCCGTGGCGGTGAGCACGGCGCCGGCCGACGCCACAGCGCGGGCCGCGGCGATCGCTGCCGCCGACAAGCTTGTCATCAGCGGAGCCGACGTCGCCAATGCGAGCGTCAGCGGCGCGGCGGCGACCCTGTCCAATGGCGTGCTGACCTTCACGGGCGCCGGTCCGACGACGCTGGACGCCGCGCTGCGCATCGCGGACGATTTCGCGGAGACCGCCGGCGAGACGGTCGCCTTCCAGTTCATCGGCGACACCTATGTGTTCGCGCAGGGGGCGACGCATGCGGTTGGCGCGCCGGCGGTCAGCGCTGCCGACACCCTCGTGAAACTGGTTGGCGTGACAGGCGTGACGAGCCTCGTCGAGACCGGCGCGGATCAGTTCTTCGTGGTCTGA